In Ipomoea triloba cultivar NCNSP0323 chromosome 15, ASM357664v1, one genomic interval encodes:
- the LOC116006110 gene encoding FT-interacting protein 7: MAAEQIRCRKLIVEICNAKNLMPKDGQGTASAYVLVDFDGQRRRTATKFRDLNPQWDERLEFLVHDSETMASEMLELNLYNDKKTTGKRTTFLGRVKIAGSSFVQAGSETLVYYPLEKRSVFSQIKGEIGVKVWYVDEEAPPQPPEEKTEAPSEEKPPEKVEEGSPPAADGDKKEEKQEDQEKKPENQESEKKEDKPAEDQKKEEESTPPPPQPLVAQTSAQTPAEHPQVAPQKPLMKKLSPEKSSELKVVQSLSGRGIDRRNSAFDLVDQMPFLFVRVVKVKRVNSEADSSAYAKLVIGTHSIRTKSSPAADQHKEWDQVFAFDKDGLNSTSLEVSVWVEKKGVEDKTEESSLGTVSFDLLEVPKRVPPDSPLAPQWYSLECDQNQSSPGNDVMLSVWIGTQADEAFNEAWQSDSGGFVPETRAKVYLSPKLWYLRLTVIQTQDLKLGSGGAEAKVRYPDLYVKGQLGAQLFKTSRTTVSSSSSASNPTWNEDLIFVASEPFEPFLTITVEDATNGHPVGHAQVQVSSIDRLFDDKSEPRSRWFNLVTSDNTSYAGRIHVRVSLEGGYHVLDEAAHVTSDVRATAKQLSKPPVGLLELGIRGAANLLPVKTKDGTRGTTDAYVVAKYGPKWVRTRTIIDRFNPRWNEQYTWDVYDPCTVLTIGVFDNGRYNSSKQESNEAFGRKDLRLGKLRVRLSTLDTNKVYIGTYSLMVLLPSGAKKMGEIEIALRFTCSSWLSVIQAYGSPVLPRMHYVRPFGPAQQDILRHTAMRIVTARLARSEPALGHEVVQYMLDSDTHIWSVRRSKANWFRVVGCLSRVALLARWLDGIRTWTHPPTTILVHFLLAAVVLCPHLILPTICMYAFLIISLRFRYRQRVTIAMDARVSYVDAVGPDELDEEFDGFPTTRSAEQIRIRYDRLRALAGRAQTLLGDVAAQGERLEALFNWRDPRATGIFVVVCLLASLMFYVVPFKAFVLGAGLYYLRHPRFRGDMPSIPVNFFKRLPPLSDQIL, from the coding sequence ATGGCGGCGGAGCAGATTCGCTGCAGAAAGCTGATTGTGGAGATATGTAATGCGAAGAATTTGATGCCTAAGGATGGGCAGGGCACCGCCAGTGCCTACGTTCTGGTGGATTTCGACGGCCAGCGGCGGCGGACGGCGACCAAGTTCCGAGATCTGAATCCGCAGTGGGACGAGCGGCTGGAGTTTTTGGTCCATGACTCGGAGACGATGGCGTCGGAGATGCTCGAGCTTAATCTGTATAATGATAAGAAGACGACCGGAAAGAGAACGACCTTTCTCGGGAGGGTTAAGATCGCCGGGAGTAGTTTTGTGCAGGCGGGATCGGAGACGCTGGTTTACTATCCTTTAGAGAAGCGAAGCGTTTTCTCGCAAATTAAGGGCGAGATCGGGGTTAAGGTTTGGTACGTGGATGAGGAAGCGCCGCCGCAGCCTCCCGAGGAGAAGACGGAGGCGCCGTCGGAGGAGAAGCCGCCGGAAAAGGTGGAGGAGGGGAGTCCACCGGCCGCGGACGGGGATAAGAAAGAAGAGAAGCAGGAAGATCAGGAAAAGAAGCCGGAAAATCAGGAATCGGAGAAGAAGGAAGATAAGCCGGCTGAGGATCAGAAAAAGGAAGAGGAATCTACTCCTCCTCCTCCACAGCCTCTGGTTGCTCAAACCTCCGCTCAGACACCGGCGGAGCATCCGCAAGTTGCGCCGCAAAAACCGCTGATGAAAAAACTGTCACCGGAAAAGAGCAGCGAGCTGAAAGTCGTCCAGAGCCTCTCCGGCCGCGGTATTGATCGGCGGAACAGCGCTTTTGACCTAGTGGATCAAATGCCGTTTCTATTCGTTCGCGTCGTGAAGGTGAAGCGAGTCAACTCGGAAGCCGATTCATCCGCCTATGCCAAACTCGTCATCGGAACTCACAGCATCAGAACCAAATCATCGCCGGCCGCCGATCAACACAAAGAATGGGATCAAGTTTTCGCCTTCGATAAAGACGGATTAAATTCTACTTCTCTAGAAGTTTCCGTTTGGGTTGAAAAGAAAGGGGTCGAAGATAAGACCGAGGAGAGTTCCCTCGGAACGGTGTCGTTTGATCTACTGGAAGTCCCTAAAAGGGTGCCGCCGGATAGTCCATTGGCTCCTCAATGGTACAGTTTAGAATGCGATCAGAACCAGAGCTCCCCGGGAAATGACGTCATGCTGTCGGTTTGGATCGGGACTCAGGCGGATGAAGCCTTCAACGAGGCCTGGCAGTCGGATTCCGGCGGCTTTGTGCCGGAGACTCGAGCCAAGGTATACCTGTCTCCGAAGCTTTGGTATCTGAGGCTAACGGTCATCCAAACCCAAGACTTGAAACTTGGTTCGGGCGGCGCCGAAGCTAAGGTTCGGTATCCTGACCTATACGTAAAAGGTCAACTCGGCGCACAGCTGTTCAAGACAAGCCGTACCACAGTCAGCTCTTCCAGCTCAGCTTCAAATCCCACGTGGAACGAGGACTTAATCTTCGTGGCATCCGAGCCATTTGAGCCGTTCCTGACAATCACTGTGGAGGACGCGACTAACGGACATCCCGTGGGCCACGCTCAAGTACAGGTGTCATCCATTGATAGGCTCTTCGACGACAAGTCAGAGCCAAGATCCAGGTGGTTCAATTTGGTAACCAGCGACAACACCTCATACGCGGGGCGGATCCACGTGAGAGTAAGCCTAGAGGGCGGGTATCACGTGCTTGACGAGGCCGCGCACGTGACCAGCGACGTCAGAGCCACCGCAAAGCAACTCTCAAAACCTCCTGTCGGCCTGCTCGAGCTGGGAATCCGAGGCGCGGCTAATCTTTTACCGGTGAAAACCAAAGACGGTACACGTGGGACCACTGATGCCTACGTGGTCGCAAAATACGGCCCCAAGTGGGTCCGCACGCGCACTATCATCGACCGGTTTAATCCACGCTGGAACGAGCAGTACACGTGGGACGTCTACGACCCCTGCACCGTACTAACCATAGGAGTGTTTGATAACGGGAGGTACAACAGCTCAAAGCAAGAAAGCAACGAAGCCTTTGGACGGAAGGATCTTCGTCTCGGGAAGCTACGTGTACGGCTGTCGACGCTGGACACGAATAAGGTGTATATAGGTACGTATTCCCTTATGGTGTTGCTGCCGAGTGGGGCGAAGAAGATGGGAGAGATTGAGATAGCGTTGCGGTTCACGTGTTCGTCGTGGTTGAGTGTGATTCAGGCGTACGGTAGTCCGGTGTTGCCTAGGATGCATTACGTGCGCCCGTTTGGGCCGGCGCAACAGGATATTCTCCGGCACACGGCGATGAGGATCGTGACGGCGAGATTGGCGAGATCGGAACCGGCTTTAGGTCACGAAGTGGTTCAGTACATGTTGGATTCGGATACGCATATTTGGAGCGTGAGGCGGAGCAAGGCGAATTGGTTTAGGGTTGTAGGTTGCTTATCGAGAGTGGCGTTACTGGCACGGTGGCTCGATGGGATCCGGACATGGACGCATCCGCCGACGACGATTCTGGTCCATTTTCTCCTCGCGGCGGTGGTGCTATGTCCGCATTTGATCTTGCCGACGATCTGCATGTACGCATTCCTGATTATTTCGTTGAGGTTCCGGTACCGGCAGCGCGTGACGATCGCGATGGACGCGCGTGTGTCGTACGTGGACGCGGTGGGGCCGGACGAGCTGGATGAGGAATTCGACGGTTTTCCGACGACGCGATCGGCGGAGCAGATCCGGATCCGGTACGATCGGCTGAGGGCGTTGGCGGGGCGGGCGCAGACGCTGCTGGGAGACGTGGCGGCGCAGGGCGAGAGATTGGAAGCGCTGTTCAATTGGAGGGATCCGAGGGCGACTGGGATATTCGTGGTGGTGTGTTTGTTGGCTTCGCTCATGTTCTACGTGGTGCCGTTCAAGGCATTTGTGTTGGGGGCGGGGCTGTATTACCTCCGACACCCGAGGTTTCGCGGCGACATGCCGTCCATCCCCGTCAACTTTTTCAAGCGACTCCCGCCGCTCTCCGATCAAATTCTTTAG